In Schizosaccharomyces osmophilus chromosome 1, complete sequence, the genomic window CTAGTGCTTGGTCTTCAGAAGTACCCTCTTCTAGTCCTGACCCAACCTCTAGTAGTTGGCCTACTGCCAGTCCTTCCTCTGATTCTTATACCTCACCTTCTAGTGCTTTGTCTTCAGCGGTGCcttcttcaagttcttctaACCCACCCTCTAGTAGCTGGTCTACTATGAGTTCTTCCTCTGAGACTTATGCCTCACCTTCTAGTGCTTGGTCGTCAGTGGTGCcttcttcaagttcttctaACCCACCTTCTAGTAGTTGGCCTACTGCCAGTCCTTCCTCTGATCCTTATGCCTCACCTTCTAGTGCTTGGTCGTCAGCGGtgtcttcttcaagttcttctaACCCACCCTCTAGTAGTTGGCCTACTGCCAGTCCTTCCTCTGATCCTTATGCCTCACCTTCTAGTGCTTGGTCGTCAGCGGtgtcttcttcaagttcttctaACCCACCCTCTAGTAGTTGGCCTACTGCCAGTCCTTCCTCTGATCCTTATGCCTCACCTTCTAGTGCTTGGTCGTCAGCGGtgtcttcttcaagttcttctaACCCACCCTCTAGTAGTTGGCCTACTGCCAGTCCTTCCTCTGATCCTTATGCCTCACCTTCTAGTGCTTGGTCTTCAGCGGTGCcttcttcaagttcttctaACCCACCCTCTAGTAGCTGGTCTACTATGAGTTCTTCCTCTGAGACCTATGCCTCACCTTCTAGTGCTTTGTCTTCAGCGGTGCcttcttcaagttcttctaACCCACCCTCTAGTAGCTGGTCTACTATGAGTCCTTCCTCTGATTCTTATACCTCACCTTCTAGTGCTTGGTCTTCAGAAGTACCCTCTTCTAATTCTAACCCACCCTCTAATAGCTGGTCTACTGTCAGTCCTTGGCCTTCGGCATCGGCTTCCAGTTCCGTAAGTTCTACTTCCACTTCAAATTCTGTTGAACCACCGTCTACTTCTTCTTATTCGACCATTTCTGTGCCAACCAGTAGCTACTCTTCGAACACATTTAGCTCAATGCCCATTGCTACTAGTAACACAGTAAATCCGAATGTGGATTCATCTGGATTGTGGTATCTGACGGCTTTATCTACTTTCCAGGTCCCCGATGGGTTTTCTTGGTCAAATATAAATGGATTTTCAGTCTTGATGCCAACAGGAAATGACCTTAATAAACGTACTATTAATGCTAAGGCTACTGCAAGTCCGCTGCCTTCCGATACATGGAGCACGTTTGTCACTCAAACATCCGCCCCTAATTAAAGCACATAAAGAATAGTCTACTATTCTCGTCAAGCCAATTTAGGTCTTTCAGTTTTTTAGGTCTTTTGGAATATTTATAATAGAATTACTTTATTAtactatatatatatacacTTTACTTTGTAACGATCCTTTTGAATATGTTTATAGTTTCACCCAAAATAAAGCCCATTTTATTATTCGTCCctaaaaattaaaattaattCGTCCAAACGAGAAGCTTGCAATAATAGCTTTTCCTCATATGAGCGCAATCTTTTCAACTCAGCTTGTTCAAATTTCTGCAGATATTCTTCCTCCTTCCCTTTTATATCAATACGTTCAGCCTTGTCTATTAGTTGCGATCTTTGAGCCCGTTCGTCCCGAAGTCGATGAAACATTTTTGCAATTACTTCATATAATTGATCCagaaaaatagaataaGCACGTTCAGACCGATGAAACCAGAGATAAAAAGTCTTTGAAGGTGCACGATCAGAGCTCCTTGGAACTTCTTGTAATTCTAATGCTCCCATCTCAGCCATAGATTGAAGAACAGTTCGTAAATCTTTTTGTCGTAGTAAGGCCATATTTGCTAGTTGCTTTTCCtcaatttttcctttatcttttataaTCCGTAATAGTCTAGTTGCTCTGTCACCAAGTTTTTCGtctaaaatattttcaaattccaCAGCACGAAGCATATTTGTTAAATAAGCAAAGTCTATTTTCCATTCACCCATGCCTCTATTACCCACTCTTGTGATAAATTTCAAGGCAGTATCAGCCAGCAATTCCAAATGTTGTACCAAcactttgcttttgctgTTGCTTTCATCATCAATGTTTTCTTCGTAATCTTCATCCTCCTCTTCCTGTTCCTCCATTTCCAGTTCGTCAAGTTGATCAAGTGCAGCTTTTGCAGGGGGTTTCCTTACGTTGGAGCTTTTCGCAAAACAAGACTCAATGTCAATGTCTTTAGGAAAATTCCTTGTAAGTTCCATGGTAGTGATGGTTAAAACTGTAGGACGTTAGCAATTAACAAATGTTAACagtttttttataaaaaaaaacctcaGAATTCGCATACCAGTAGCAGGAGATGGAGAGCCTACGAATTTAGACTCTAGGATTGCCAGTAGATGAGAATATACGATAGCAGTCGTTTTTCCGATACGGCGTTCTGCCCAGTATACAAgtctttgatttcttgcTAAGAATGAGAATTTTGCACGATTTACGCGTACGTGTGCAGCGGGATCTGGAAGCAGAATACTGTTTTCATCATCCAAAATTTCGTTCAAATCTCCCGTCATTGAAGAAGTGGTAGCATTTCTTCGCTTTCGTTTCGCGGGCCGGGGAATCGAATCTTTCGGTTTTCTTATAAGACCTTGATTTTCGGCCATGTCACTTGATTGGAGCCGGGCCATTTCAAGTGCGACAGAGTCATTCACTTCacgattcttctttatttcagATACGTTCTCTGATTTACGCTGCTCAAGGAATTTGATACGAAGTTGCATTTCCTGGTCACCAACCGGAATCAAATGTCGAGGCTGCACAACTACAAGATATTTCAAGTATATCAAATCAGTAATATTTTGCTGTAGCATTCGGCTTTCCTCATCCGTTCCATCTGGACTCTTTCCAAATGCACTATAAACATCTTGCACGCGCGCACGACCCTGTGTACTCACATATTTAGCGATGGATGCTGTTTCTTGGTTTAATTTTAGCGAAACTGAATAAACgtcctttcctttccttaTTAAATTATACATTTCTTGCCATTGGGCTTCATAATAAGTCACTTCTCGAAGCTGTTCAATGGCCGTAACAAACGAGACCATATGATGCTGCATTAGACTAGCAAGAGCCTGTCGAATTTTTGGCGCAGGAAGATTTGTCCGCTTCAGAAGCATTGATAGATTCATTCGCCCATGACGAAGTAAAATGCTTGCTATTTCCTATTAACAACCATCTAGTCAGCTTCTGCACAACATTTTCCAATCTCAGCTATTCACCCAAACATACCGAGCAGCATTCTCCAAAAAAC contains:
- the rpc82 gene encoding DNA-directed RNA polymerase III complex subunit Rpc82, producing MSQYAVGLCEILVDEFFGECCSEIASILLRHGRMNLSMLLKRTNLPAPKIRQALASLMQHHMVSFVTAIEQLREVTYYEAQWQEMYNLIRKGKDVYSVSLKLNQETASIAKYVSTQGRARVQDVYSAFGKSPDGTDEESRMLQQNITDLIYLKYLVVVQPRHLIPVGDQEMQLRIKFLEQRKSENVSEIKKNREVNDSVALEMARLQSSDMAENQGLIRKPKDSIPRPAKRKRRNATTSSMTGDLNEILDDENSILLPDPAAHVRVNRAKFSFLARNQRLVYWAERRIGKTTAIVYSHLLAILESKFVGSPSPATVLTITTMELTRNFPKDIDIESCFAKSSNVRKPPAKAALDQLDELEMEEQEEEDEDYEENIDDESNSKSKVLVQHLELLADTALKFITRVGNRGMGEWKIDFAYLTNMLRAVEFENILDEKLGDRATRLLRIIKDKGKIEEKQLANMALLRQKDLRTVLQSMAEMGALELQEVPRSSDRAPSKTFYLWFHRSERAYSIFLDQLYEVIAKMFHRLRDERAQRSQLIDKAERIDIKGKEEEYLQKFEQAELKRLRSYEEKLLLQASRLDELILIFRDE